GAAAAATGTCTTTTTAGATAATTATCATTTGAGTACTGTGCTAGAAAATTACAATATTAAAAATTCAAATCCACATAATTCGTTAGCTGATGCTGTGGCCACAATGGAATTATTGAAAAAGCTAATTAAAAATGATAATTATAAGATAAAATAATCATTACAAAGTGAAAAAACGGTGCTAACCTTAATGGCTAGTACCGTTTTAATTATGCCTATTGAAAGTATCTATTATTACTTAGCGTAATCATCAATGCCCAAGTGCTCCAAAATAAGTGCGGCAGTTTCTTCAATGGAGCGGTGAGCAACATTAATTACATAGCAACCTAATTTTTTATAAAGTGCTTGTGTTGATTCAAGCTCCTTGTTGATTGAATCCATATTAGAATAAGTAGTATCAGGATTCAAACCATAAGCGATCATTCTTTGACGTCTGATTTCGTTCAATACAGATGGATCGTTAGTCAAGCCAATAATTTTCTTAGGATCAATTTCATAGATTTCTTTTGGAATGTGAGTTTCAGGAACAAGTGGTAAATTAGCTACCTTTAAGTTCTTATTGGCCAAGAACAAAGATAGTGGAGTCTTAGAAGTTCTTGATACCCCAAGTAAAACAACGTCAGCTTCCAAGAAACCTTTCGGATCTTTACCATCATCATACATTACAGCGAATTCCATTGCAGAAATTCTATCAAAGTACTTTTGATTTAAGCTATGCTGTGCACCAATTTTTTGATCTGGTGTCATATGAGTAGTTTGTTGAATTGCTTCAACTACAGGTGAAAAGATGTCAACACATTCAACATTATGCTCACGGGCAAATTTGATAACTGGCATTTGCATTTCATCTTTAACCAAACTATAGATAATTACCAAGTTTGGATATTTTTCAATTTCTGTTAAAACTTCGTCCAACTTCTTTTGGTTAGTGATAAAGGGGTAACGACGATAGTTGATATTGCAGTTAGGAAATTCTGCAGCTGCAGCTGTGGCGTTACTAAAAGCAGTGTCACCAGCCGCATCAGAAATAATAATAATGTTTAATTCATTTTGGTCTTTTGTTTCTACCATATTAAGCTCCTCGTGTATTATTAAATATCTTTCTGAAAATAATTATACTATTAATGAAAGCGGATTAACAATAAAAACTCAGCTCTTTTATTAAGGTAAAGTAGTCGGTTTATTTAACTTAAAAATTTACCCGGATTTAAAATTGAAGTGCAACACCAAGTGTTAAACAAAAAGGCCATGAAGACCTAAACTTGAAGTGACGAAAAATCAAGAAAGGAAGATCTTCATGACCAATTCAAATTCTAGCATTTCTAAGCACTATCATCAATTAACCAGCGTACAACGTGGACAAATTCAAGCAATGCTGGATTCCGGCATAACTTCCCGTACTGTTATCGCTCAAGAAGTCGGCTGCCATAAGTCGACAATCAGTCGCGAAATCAAACGCGGAAGCGTCCTGCAAAGAGACAGCAGCTATTTATTGTATGAGCACTATTACGCTGATACTGCACAGCTTTATTATGAGAAGCGTCGCAAAAACTGCTATCAGCGCAATCCATTGAAGCATTATGCTGTCTTTTTGAGAATGCTCTCCAGACGCTTCAAAGCTAAATTTGATGCCACCAGCATCGATGAATTCGTTGGTGAATTCAAAAGGACTATGCCAGGCTACCCTTGTCCCAGCACACCAACTGTCTATCGCTATATTGATCAGGGCTTGCTGGACATAAGCAATATTGATCTGCCTATGAAGCTCAAAAGACGCAGGAACAAGCGTCATCACGGCCAGAGCGGTCATGCTTTGCACAAGAAGAATCTTGGCAATTCCATTGAACAGCGTCCTAAAGAGATTGAAGACAGAAAAACGCCGCTGCACTGGGAAGGAGATCTGGTTAAAGGCGTCAGACGCAAGAATCAGCCTGCTTTAATGACTTTGACCGAAAGAACCACACGCTTTGAAGTAGTTATCAAGATTCCTGACTATCGGGCAAGCACATGCCAAAGGCTGCTTCAAAATGAGATTGACAGACATCCTGCCTGGTTTAAATCGATCACGTTTGACAATGGCTCTGAGTTTGCGGATATGACCAAGATCAAAGGCTGCCAGATCTACTTCGCCCACCCATATTCTCCATGGGAAAGAGGCACCAATGAGAACTGCAATGGACTTCTGCGTCAATTCTTCCCTAAAGGCAAAAGCATGAAAGATAAGTCAGCTGCTTATGTTCAACAGGCAACTGATGCCATTAACCGCAAACATCGTCGAATCCTTCAATATCACACAGCAGAAGAACTCTTCAAGCAATATATTTCCTCATAGCCTAACTGTTGCACTTAATTTGACAATTCAGGAACTTAAAAATTTATCAAAAAGTTTTTGAATTGTATTGACCCTAAAGATTAGTTTGGTATAATTTAAGTAAATGTATGGCGTAACGCCAAGAAATGGAAGGAGGGATCACACATGGCTAAGACAATCGTTCACGAAAACGAGTCTATTGATGATGCTCTTCGTCGTTTCAAGCGTTCCGTTTCAAGAAGTGGTACCTTACAAGAATACCGCAAGCGCGAATTCTACGAAAAACCTAGTGTTCGTAGAAAGTTGAAGTCTGAAGCTGCACGTAAGCGTAGACATTATTAATAAACTACTGAGAAAGCTACCTGTTTTTGGGTAGCTTTTCTTTTTGACTTCTTGAAGCATAATTTTGATTATGTTAAGTAAATATTTGTTAGTTTTATTTTAGTTAAGAACATAGTTTGTTATAATACTATTGGGTTTTTAATAGAAAGAAGGATATTAGATGAGTTTGTCAGATCAAATCATGGCTGATATGAAATCAGCTATGAAGAATCACGACAAGACAACTCTTAATACTGTCCGGATGATCAAATCGGCCTTAATGAATGAAAAAATTAAAGCAGGACACGATTTAACTCCAGATGAAGAATTAACTGTTCTTAATCGTGAAAAGAAGCAAAGAGAAGAATCGATTGACGAATTTATTAAGGCTAATCGTGATGATTTAGCTGAAGAAACCAAAAAAGAATTAGCAGTTGTAGAAAAGTACATGCCTAAGCAAATGAATCAGGATGAACTTAGAGCAGCTGTTAAGGAAACAATTGATGAA
This is a stretch of genomic DNA from Lactobacillus crispatus. It encodes these proteins:
- a CDS encoding pyruvate, water dikinase regulatory protein; protein product: MVETKDQNELNIIIISDAAGDTAFSNATAAAAEFPNCNINYRRYPFITNQKKLDEVLTEIEKYPNLVIIYSLVKDEMQMPVIKFAREHNVECVDIFSPVVEAIQQTTHMTPDQKIGAQHSLNQKYFDRISAMEFAVMYDDGKDPKGFLEADVVLLGVSRTSKTPLSLFLANKNLKVANLPLVPETHIPKEIYEIDPKKIIGLTNDPSVLNEIRRQRMIAYGLNPDTTYSNMDSINKELESTQALYKKLGCYVINVAHRSIEETAALILEHLGIDDYAK
- a CDS encoding IS30 family transposase, which encodes MTNSNSSISKHYHQLTSVQRGQIQAMLDSGITSRTVIAQEVGCHKSTISREIKRGSVLQRDSSYLLYEHYYADTAQLYYEKRRKNCYQRNPLKHYAVFLRMLSRRFKAKFDATSIDEFVGEFKRTMPGYPCPSTPTVYRYIDQGLLDISNIDLPMKLKRRRNKRHHGQSGHALHKKNLGNSIEQRPKEIEDRKTPLHWEGDLVKGVRRKNQPALMTLTERTTRFEVVIKIPDYRASTCQRLLQNEIDRHPAWFKSITFDNGSEFADMTKIKGCQIYFAHPYSPWERGTNENCNGLLRQFFPKGKSMKDKSAAYVQQATDAINRKHRRILQYHTAEELFKQYISS
- the rpsU gene encoding 30S ribosomal protein S21 yields the protein MAKTIVHENESIDDALRRFKRSVSRSGTLQEYRKREFYEKPSVRRKLKSEAARKRRHY
- a CDS encoding GatB/YqeY domain-containing protein, translated to MSLSDQIMADMKSAMKNHDKTTLNTVRMIKSALMNEKIKAGHDLTPDEELTVLNREKKQREESIDEFIKANRDDLAEETKKELAVVEKYMPKQMNQDELRAAVKETIDEVGAKGKSDFGKVMKALMPKIKGRADGKAASQAVRDQLN